One region of Syntrophobacter fumaroxidans MPOB genomic DNA includes:
- a CDS encoding sigma-70 family RNA polymerase sigma factor: MNEDLKPRDADREQDLAWVGAFLEGDRTAFDRLVLRHKDRVFNLCWRLLGDREEANEQAQEVFVRVFRSIKDFRFKSSFSTWLYAIAVNTCRNRLKSSEYRRRRRMVSIDALQDPDCDRAVPELRDPSPSVLDRMTDRERDGLIQSAIDSLPEESRTIVVLRDIEGIAYEEIAAVTRLNLGTVKSRLARARQQLRDKLKGLI; this comes from the coding sequence ATGAATGAAGACCTGAAACCGCGCGACGCAGATCGGGAGCAGGATCTGGCCTGGGTGGGCGCCTTCCTCGAGGGCGACCGAACTGCCTTCGATCGTCTCGTCTTGCGTCACAAGGACAGGGTCTTCAACTTGTGTTGGCGGTTGCTGGGGGATCGCGAGGAGGCCAATGAGCAGGCACAGGAGGTGTTCGTAAGGGTATTCCGGTCGATCAAGGATTTTCGATTCAAGTCGAGCTTCTCGACGTGGCTCTACGCTATTGCCGTGAATACCTGCCGGAACAGGCTGAAGTCTTCGGAGTACCGGCGCAGAAGGCGTATGGTTTCCATCGACGCGCTCCAGGATCCCGACTGTGATCGGGCGGTACCGGAGCTGAGGGATCCTTCGCCCTCCGTGCTCGATCGCATGACCGACAGGGAACGGGACGGCCTGATCCAGAGCGCCATCGACAGCCTGCCCGAAGAGTCCCGGACAATTGTGGTCCTGCGGGACATCGAGGGCATCGCCTACGAGGAAATCGCCGCGGTGACGCGCCTGAACCTCGGCACGGTGAAATCGCGGCTCGCGCGGGCGAGGCAACAGCTCAGAGACAAACTGAAGGGACTGATCTGA
- a CDS encoding aldo/keto reductase, producing MSHGKGLSRRDFIKTAGAMGSGSLLVGSRAFAQSGAPATETPGADAGEIPTRPFGKTGIRVSCLSLGGMFDIPSNQLLLKQAVRWGVTYWDTADCYEGGRSEAGFGQFFKKYPETRGKVFLVTKSDERNPEGMTKLLQQSLERLNTDYIDLYFIHGTRSIKELNNDTRAWVEKAKKEGKIKLFGFSTHSNMEECMLGAAGLGWIDGIMMTYNFRIMHSDRMKAAVDACVKAGIGLTAMKTQGGGSVRMDSEAELALAGRFLKMGFTDKQAKLKAVWENPDIASICSQMPSLTVLMSNVAAALNRDKLSAPDLELLNRYALETSSGYCAGCADLCESAIDCRVPVGDVMRHLMYFHSYGERDRAREFFAGLDRDVKDRLREMDFKQAENKCPNHVRIGRLMKEASTLLA from the coding sequence ATGTCCCACGGAAAAGGACTTTCCAGACGTGATTTCATCAAGACCGCCGGAGCCATGGGGAGCGGATCCCTGCTGGTCGGGAGCCGTGCTTTCGCGCAGAGCGGTGCCCCTGCGACCGAAACGCCCGGGGCGGATGCCGGGGAAATTCCCACCAGGCCGTTCGGCAAGACGGGGATACGCGTCTCATGCCTTTCGCTGGGCGGGATGTTCGACATCCCGTCCAATCAACTTCTCCTGAAGCAGGCCGTGCGGTGGGGCGTCACCTACTGGGATACCGCCGATTGCTACGAGGGTGGAAGGAGCGAGGCGGGTTTCGGCCAGTTCTTCAAGAAATACCCCGAGACGCGCGGCAAGGTATTCCTGGTCACCAAGTCCGACGAACGGAATCCGGAGGGGATGACCAAGCTGCTCCAACAGTCCCTGGAAAGGCTCAACACGGACTACATCGACCTTTATTTCATTCATGGCACGAGGAGCATCAAGGAGCTCAACAACGATACCAGGGCATGGGTGGAGAAAGCCAAAAAAGAAGGGAAGATCAAGCTGTTCGGATTCAGCACCCACAGCAACATGGAGGAATGCATGCTGGGCGCCGCCGGGCTCGGCTGGATCGACGGCATCATGATGACGTACAATTTCCGCATCATGCACAGCGACAGGATGAAGGCGGCCGTGGATGCTTGCGTGAAGGCGGGAATCGGCCTCACCGCGATGAAAACCCAAGGCGGCGGTTCCGTCAGGATGGACAGCGAAGCGGAACTGGCTTTGGCCGGCCGTTTCCTGAAAATGGGATTCACGGACAAGCAGGCCAAGCTGAAAGCGGTCTGGGAGAATCCCGACATCGCGAGCATCTGCTCCCAGATGCCCAGCTTGACGGTCCTCATGTCCAACGTCGCGGCGGCGCTCAACCGGGACAAGCTCTCCGCACCGGACCTGGAGCTTTTGAACCGTTACGCCCTCGAAACTTCGTCCGGGTATTGCGCCGGGTGCGCCGACCTGTGTGAATCGGCCATCGATTGCAGGGTGCCCGTCGGCGACGTGATGCGTCATCTGATGTATTTTCACAGCTACGGTGAGCGGGACCGGGCACGGGAGTTTTTCGCCGGCCTCGACCGGGACGTGAAAGACCGGCTGCGTGAGATGGACTTCAAACAGGCGGAAAACAAGTGTCCCAACCATGTCCGGATCGGGCGACTCATGAAAGAGGCCTCGACCCTGTTGGCCTGA
- a CDS encoding 4Fe-4S binding protein, translating to MKIVIVRRISQVFFFVVFLWFCIVSSLGTEWWRLRGWPVNWFLQLDPLVALGTVLTTGTLYSGLSWALAVLVLTVLFGRFFCGWVCPFGSIHHFVGYLGRRGKPLSRSLELNRPHAGQAVKYYVLLFLLCAASGVLAARILRLVFDTPPIFLALAAVTIVAAVLTVRGLRSNRRKAYGIFLLMLGFWTAAAFVIPLEQVIRSSLQSGLLDPIPLVYRSVNLVLLPLLDSSTRTLFVGQRYYEGAWLIGAVFLVAVLLNLKTPRFYCRYVCPLGALYGVLARLSLWKIGRVADECTNCRLCEANCEGACEPAGRIRVPECVLCMNCLDECRHDVIAYRTAPSASGEVLVPDMSRRGFVLAGVSGLAVIPLVRLGGGMSHSWNPEVIRPPGALSEADFIARCLKCGQCMRVCPTNVVQPCGLQAGLEGLWTPVLDFRIGTSGCQYNCTACSHVCPTAALRPISLDEKLGRGGFAGKGPIRIGTAFVDHGRCLPWAMDKPCIVCQENCPVSPKAIFVREHFATVRDGVVEVKSAEPLSIRIGGTVLKPGRYAAGDHYLKVSSEPEHQRRRIVANGEYTVSLSPEHRFAELPAAGTRVEIQVRLQRPQVDLERCTGCGVCEHECPVTGRRAIRVTAENESRTRKKSLLL from the coding sequence ATGAAGATCGTTATCGTCAGACGCATCAGCCAGGTCTTCTTTTTCGTCGTATTCCTCTGGTTCTGCATTGTTAGCTCCCTGGGGACCGAATGGTGGCGGCTCAGGGGTTGGCCCGTGAACTGGTTCCTCCAGCTGGATCCGCTCGTCGCCCTGGGGACCGTGCTGACCACCGGCACGCTTTACTCCGGGCTGTCGTGGGCCCTGGCGGTTCTGGTCCTCACGGTCCTGTTCGGCAGATTCTTCTGCGGCTGGGTGTGTCCTTTCGGCAGCATTCATCACTTCGTGGGATACCTGGGCCGACGCGGAAAACCGTTGTCGCGCAGCCTCGAGCTCAATCGGCCGCATGCCGGTCAGGCGGTCAAGTATTACGTGCTCCTTTTCCTTCTCTGCGCGGCATCCGGGGTCCTCGCGGCGCGCATCCTGCGCCTCGTTTTCGACACTCCGCCCATATTCCTGGCCCTGGCCGCCGTGACAATCGTCGCGGCCGTGTTGACGGTGCGCGGGCTTCGTTCCAATCGCAGGAAAGCGTACGGCATCTTCCTGCTGATGCTGGGCTTCTGGACCGCGGCGGCTTTCGTCATCCCGCTCGAACAAGTGATCCGATCGTCCCTTCAGAGCGGGTTGCTGGACCCGATTCCCCTGGTGTATCGTTCGGTGAACCTCGTGCTTCTGCCTCTCCTGGATTCGAGCACGCGGACCCTTTTCGTCGGGCAGCGCTACTATGAAGGGGCTTGGCTCATCGGCGCGGTCTTCCTGGTCGCGGTGCTGCTGAATCTGAAAACGCCCCGGTTCTACTGCCGCTATGTCTGTCCCCTGGGAGCGCTCTACGGTGTGCTCGCCCGTCTCTCACTCTGGAAAATCGGCAGGGTCGCCGACGAATGCACCAACTGCCGTCTGTGCGAGGCGAACTGCGAAGGCGCATGCGAGCCGGCTGGGCGCATCCGCGTCCCGGAGTGCGTCCTGTGCATGAACTGCCTCGACGAGTGCAGGCACGATGTGATCGCCTATCGCACCGCGCCCTCGGCCTCCGGGGAGGTCCTCGTGCCGGATATGTCCAGGCGGGGTTTCGTCCTTGCCGGCGTGTCCGGGCTGGCGGTGATCCCCCTCGTGAGGCTCGGAGGCGGCATGAGCCACAGTTGGAATCCGGAGGTGATCCGTCCGCCGGGAGCGTTGTCCGAAGCGGATTTCATCGCCCGGTGCCTGAAGTGCGGCCAATGCATGCGCGTCTGCCCGACGAACGTCGTTCAGCCGTGCGGGTTGCAGGCGGGGTTGGAAGGATTGTGGACCCCCGTGCTGGATTTTCGCATCGGCACGAGCGGCTGCCAGTACAATTGCACGGCCTGCAGCCACGTCTGCCCGACGGCGGCCCTAAGGCCGATCAGCCTCGATGAAAAGCTCGGGCGCGGCGGTTTCGCCGGGAAAGGGCCCATCCGGATCGGCACGGCGTTTGTGGACCACGGCCGGTGCCTTCCCTGGGCCATGGACAAGCCGTGCATCGTGTGTCAGGAAAACTGCCCGGTCAGCCCGAAAGCGATCTTCGTGCGGGAGCATTTCGCCACCGTCAGGGACGGTGTGGTGGAAGTGAAATCCGCCGAACCGCTCTCGATCCGGATTGGAGGGACCGTTCTGAAACCCGGCAGATATGCCGCGGGAGACCACTACCTGAAGGTTTCGTCCGAGCCAGAGCACCAGCGCCGGCGCATCGTCGCGAACGGCGAATACACGGTGTCGCTGAGCCCCGAGCATCGGTTTGCCGAGCTTCCGGCCGCAGGCACCCGCGTTGAAATCCAGGTTCGCCTTCAGAGACCCCAGGTGGACTTGGAACGCTGCACAGGGTGCGGCGTCTGCGAACACGAATGCCCGGTCACCGGGAGGAGAGCGATCAGGGTCACGGCGGAAAACGAGTCGCGAACCAGGAAAAAATCTCTCCTCCTGTAA
- a CDS encoding DUF362 domain-containing protein, translated as MKRDSDEKELNRRDFLVRSARAGGFIAAAGLLGYRLHDDTGARGLSSDEERQAVLADYSVPGTSRKMSIVTGQDRVTSVRLGLEAMGGIESFIKRGDKVLIKVNAAFATAPALSATTDPRLLSEVVRLCLKAGASEVAVTDNPINDPQSCFALTGIGEAARSSGAKVIYPKQTFFRPVTLPGGNLIRKWPVLVTPFEGVGKVIGMAPVKDHHRSGASMTMKNWYGLFGGRRNIFHQNIHEFIMELAMLVKPTLVILDGITAMMTNGPTGGSLADLKQTNTLVVGTDQVAVDAFGATLLGKSVHDLPYIMKAEAAGAGTADFESLGPARVTAG; from the coding sequence GTGAAACGGGACTCTGATGAAAAGGAGCTGAACCGACGGGATTTCCTCGTCCGGTCGGCCAGGGCGGGTGGTTTCATCGCCGCCGCCGGGCTCCTGGGCTACCGTCTCCACGATGACACGGGCGCTCGCGGATTGTCGTCGGACGAGGAGAGACAGGCCGTTCTGGCGGACTATTCAGTGCCCGGAACGAGTCGGAAGATGAGCATCGTTACGGGGCAGGACCGGGTGACGTCGGTCCGGCTCGGCCTGGAGGCGATGGGTGGAATCGAGTCTTTCATCAAGCGCGGCGACAAGGTGCTCATCAAGGTGAACGCCGCTTTCGCCACCGCTCCCGCGCTGTCGGCGACGACCGATCCCCGGCTGCTGTCCGAAGTGGTGCGGCTGTGTCTGAAGGCCGGGGCTTCCGAGGTGGCGGTCACCGACAATCCCATCAACGATCCGCAGAGCTGCTTCGCCCTGACCGGCATCGGGGAGGCCGCCCGTTCCTCGGGGGCGAAGGTGATCTATCCGAAGCAAACCTTCTTCAGACCCGTCACCTTGCCGGGCGGCAACCTGATCAGGAAATGGCCGGTGCTTGTCACCCCTTTCGAGGGTGTCGGCAAAGTGATCGGGATGGCACCCGTCAAGGACCATCACCGCAGCGGTGCATCCATGACCATGAAAAACTGGTACGGCCTGTTCGGCGGTCGGCGCAACATTTTTCACCAGAACATCCATGAGTTCATCATGGAGCTTGCCATGCTGGTGAAACCCACGCTCGTCATCCTGGACGGCATCACCGCCATGATGACCAACGGTCCGACCGGCGGGTCCCTGGCGGATCTGAAGCAGACGAACACCCTGGTTGTCGGCACGGACCAGGTGGCCGTCGACGCGTTCGGAGCCACGCTGCTCGGCAAGTCGGTGCACGATCTTCCCTACATCATGAAGGCCGAGGCTGCCGGAGCGGGCACAGCGGACTTCGAGTCACTCGGACCGGCGCGCGTCACGGCCGGCTAA
- a CDS encoding DUF6599 family protein, with protein sequence MDSRPARTETYVGLVILFTLAVIAAGIFLKQFHYDAALFAPAVPETGSAPASSAGSSDGPDLSDYATAGLSPMSGVEVFGPETLSEKIDGKAEMYLSAGFKELRCRRFGRSDRPNEWLELFVYDMDNPRNAFAVFSLQKRADAEELSIVRFSYRTSNALYLVHGRHYVEIVASVESMAEDVLAVGLKFIQTMPAEGANVGEIGLFPPEGLDPSSVALHVSDVFGFSELDNTFTASYNVDGVTVTAFLSRRKSPEDAARMAEAYRRFLVENGATVTDANLGIEGARVLKVFDTFEVVFSKGSFLAGVHEADDGDVAGRLAVRLHQGIR encoded by the coding sequence TTGGACAGCCGGCCAGCCAGAACTGAAACATACGTCGGCTTGGTGATCCTGTTCACTCTTGCCGTCATTGCCGCCGGTATTTTCCTGAAGCAATTCCATTACGACGCGGCCTTGTTCGCGCCCGCCGTTCCCGAAACCGGTTCCGCTCCCGCGTCCTCCGCCGGCTCCTCGGACGGACCCGATCTCAGCGACTACGCCACGGCGGGTCTCTCCCCCATGTCCGGAGTCGAGGTGTTCGGTCCGGAGACGCTTTCGGAAAAAATCGACGGCAAGGCGGAGATGTACCTTTCCGCCGGTTTCAAGGAATTGCGATGCCGGCGTTTCGGCAGGAGCGACCGGCCGAATGAGTGGCTGGAACTGTTTGTCTACGACATGGACAACCCGAGAAACGCCTTCGCGGTTTTCAGCCTGCAGAAACGGGCGGATGCCGAGGAGCTTTCCATCGTCCGGTTTTCCTACCGTACGTCCAACGCCCTCTACCTTGTGCATGGGCGGCATTACGTGGAAATCGTCGCATCGGTCGAGAGCATGGCGGAAGACGTGCTGGCGGTCGGCCTGAAATTCATCCAAACGATGCCGGCCGAAGGTGCGAACGTCGGTGAAATCGGGCTGTTTCCGCCCGAGGGTCTCGATCCGTCCTCCGTTGCACTTCATGTTTCGGACGTCTTCGGCTTCAGCGAGCTGGACAACACGTTCACCGCCTCCTACAACGTCGACGGCGTCACGGTGACGGCTTTTCTCTCGCGGCGCAAGAGCCCGGAGGATGCCGCGCGAATGGCCGAAGCCTATCGCCGGTTCCTGGTGGAAAACGGCGCGACGGTGACCGATGCGAACCTGGGAATCGAGGGCGCGAGGGTTCTGAAGGTGTTTGACACGTTCGAAGTGGTATTCAGCAAAGGCAGCTTCCTGGCCGGAGTCCACGAGGCCGACGACGGGGACGTGGCGGGCAGGCTTGCCGTCAGGCTGCATCAAGGAATCAGGTGA
- a CDS encoding fused MFS/spermidine synthase, producing MLELIVFVCGAVVMVLEMTGSRILAPFLGTSIVVWTSLIGVILGSLSAGYWWGGRLADRNPSHRTLAGIILVAGFCIAGIALSKSFVLDFVQYRAGSVHLAAVLGTVVLFAPSSVLLGMVSPYAVRLKMRALEESGRTVGNLYAISTVGSIVGTFLAGFFLIGFFGSTNIIIILSVVLAITSFLAYAGDRMVKISALSLFVLLLLGSQSYSGYLAGLDFHDIDTQYNRILVYNTISMRTGKPMRVMVTGPEGTQSGMFLDDHTELALRYTQFYPLAAHFNPRMSKVLMLGGGGYSFPKYALRFYPRIEMDVVELDPGVTAVARRLFALRDDPRLRIHHEDARIFLNRASGSYDVILCDTFNSHYSIPFHLSTVETVRRLFDLLADDGVVLVNTLSAIEGDRGRFLRAEVATIKAVFPQVFLFPVDSSTPPERWQNVMIVALKSPGAPRLTSADPAIAELLRHRWIGPVKEDLPILTDDYAPVDRYVTSFP from the coding sequence ATGCTGGAATTGATTGTGTTTGTCTGTGGCGCCGTGGTGATGGTGCTGGAAATGACCGGATCGAGAATTCTGGCCCCCTTTCTCGGGACATCCATCGTGGTTTGGACGAGCCTGATCGGCGTCATCCTGGGATCGCTCAGCGCGGGATACTGGTGGGGCGGCCGCCTCGCCGATCGAAACCCGAGTCACCGAACACTGGCCGGCATCATACTCGTCGCCGGCTTTTGTATCGCCGGAATCGCGCTGAGCAAGTCGTTCGTGCTCGATTTTGTCCAGTACCGGGCGGGGAGCGTGCATCTCGCGGCCGTGCTCGGCACGGTCGTCCTGTTCGCTCCGTCGAGCGTCCTGCTCGGCATGGTTTCCCCGTACGCGGTGCGCTTGAAAATGAGAGCCCTCGAGGAGTCGGGGAGAACGGTGGGAAACCTTTACGCCATATCCACGGTGGGGAGCATTGTCGGGACCTTTCTGGCGGGATTCTTCCTGATCGGGTTTTTCGGCAGCACCAACATCATCATCATTCTATCCGTCGTGCTGGCGATCACCTCTTTCCTGGCGTATGCCGGAGACCGGATGGTGAAGATTTCCGCCTTGAGCTTGTTCGTCCTTCTTCTCCTCGGTTCCCAATCCTACAGCGGATACCTGGCGGGGCTCGATTTCCACGATATCGACACGCAGTACAACCGCATCCTCGTCTACAACACGATCAGCATGAGGACGGGCAAGCCCATGCGGGTGATGGTCACCGGTCCCGAGGGAACCCAGTCGGGCATGTTTCTGGATGACCACACCGAGCTCGCGCTCCGATACACCCAGTTCTATCCTCTTGCCGCACACTTCAATCCCCGGATGAGCAAGGTGTTGATGCTGGGAGGCGGGGGCTATTCCTTCCCCAAGTACGCCCTGCGCTTCTATCCGCGGATCGAGATGGACGTGGTGGAGCTCGACCCGGGAGTGACGGCCGTGGCACGAAGACTCTTCGCGCTGCGGGACGATCCCCGGCTGCGGATTCACCACGAGGACGCGCGGATCTTTCTGAATCGGGCATCCGGCAGCTACGACGTCATCCTGTGCGACACGTTCAATTCCCACTATTCCATCCCTTTCCATCTCAGCACCGTGGAGACCGTGAGAAGGCTTTTCGATCTGCTGGCGGACGACGGAGTGGTGCTTGTGAACACGCTGAGCGCGATCGAAGGTGACAGGGGGCGTTTCCTGAGGGCGGAAGTCGCGACCATCAAAGCCGTTTTTCCCCAGGTCTTCCTGTTTCCCGTGGATTCGTCGACGCCCCCGGAGCGATGGCAGAACGTCATGATCGTGGCGCTGAAATCTCCCGGTGCGCCGCGGCTGACAAGCGCCGACCCGGCAATCGCCGAGCTTCTCCGTCATCGATGGATCGGGCCGGTGAAGGAGGATCTCCCGATTCTCACCGACGATTACGCCCCGGTGGACCGGTACGTGACTTCCTTCCCATGA
- a CDS encoding SAM-dependent methyltransferase encodes MKAILKTLAETLHRADPSVDFAFRFWDGDEVRFGKHPRFTLHFRSEASGRSLMAQRFFGFGEAYTSGEIEVEGDLRELLRLGLNINFDNLVPGFLDTIRGIRAYLKTRGTPGGAKKNIAHHYDRGDEFYRLYLDETLTYSCAYFKDLAEPLEQAQLNKYDHIARKLMLKPGERLLDIGCGWGGMLIHAARNYGITGVGNTLSENQCRYATRKLKELGLDRQVSVVLKDYRSLKGEFDKFVSIGMFEHVGREYIPAFMKKVASLLRKGGLGLLHTIGFERVLKGKSWHETYIFPGNYIPRIDEVLHQMGRVGFSTIDVENLRLHYAYTLDRWIENYERNEEKIRRMFGDAFARMWKLYLYSSSAGFKYGDNRVFQFLFSNGLNNDLPITREFVYSDDDR; translated from the coding sequence GTGAAAGCAATTCTGAAGACTTTGGCTGAAACCCTTCATCGCGCCGATCCGTCCGTTGATTTCGCCTTCAGGTTCTGGGACGGTGACGAAGTGAGGTTCGGGAAGCATCCCAGGTTCACCCTGCACTTTAGATCGGAGGCGAGCGGCCGGTCATTGATGGCTCAGAGGTTTTTCGGATTCGGGGAAGCCTACACATCCGGGGAAATCGAAGTGGAAGGCGATTTGCGGGAACTCCTTCGCCTCGGATTGAACATCAATTTCGACAATCTTGTGCCGGGCTTCCTCGATACGATACGCGGGATTCGCGCTTACCTCAAGACGCGCGGCACCCCCGGCGGAGCGAAAAAGAACATCGCCCACCACTACGACCGCGGGGATGAATTCTATCGGCTTTACCTGGATGAAACCCTGACCTATTCCTGCGCCTATTTCAAGGATCTCGCCGAACCCCTCGAGCAGGCACAGTTGAACAAGTACGATCACATCGCCAGGAAGTTGATGCTCAAACCTGGGGAGCGGCTGCTCGATATCGGGTGCGGCTGGGGGGGAATGCTCATCCACGCGGCCCGGAATTACGGAATCACCGGAGTCGGAAACACTCTTTCCGAGAACCAGTGCCGATATGCGACAAGAAAGCTCAAGGAACTCGGCCTTGATCGACAAGTCTCCGTGGTCCTCAAAGACTACAGGAGCCTGAAGGGCGAATTCGACAAATTCGTTTCCATCGGCATGTTCGAGCATGTGGGGCGGGAATACATCCCGGCATTCATGAAAAAGGTGGCAAGCCTCCTGAGAAAGGGGGGGCTCGGGTTACTGCACACCATCGGTTTCGAGCGGGTTTTGAAAGGAAAATCCTGGCACGAAACCTACATCTTCCCGGGAAACTATATTCCCAGGATCGATGAGGTGCTCCACCAAATGGGTCGGGTCGGCTTTTCCACCATCGATGTCGAGAACCTTCGCCTGCACTACGCTTATACTCTCGACCGCTGGATCGAGAACTACGAGAGAAACGAAGAGAAGATCCGGCGAATGTTCGGCGATGCTTTTGCACGGATGTGGAAGCTCTACCTCTACTCCTCATCCGCGGGGTTCAAGTACGGTGACAACAGGGTTTTTCAATTTTTGTTCAGTAATGGTTTGAACAATGATCTGCCGATCACGCGTGAGTTCGTATACAGTGACGATGACCGTTAG
- a CDS encoding transporter substrate-binding domain-containing protein: protein MKGKESGGFSRRHFSGPAVLQNLIGVGTLTLLSLWVHRQMTILLVMSLFWLTSPACCADLKEVKAKGVLRHLGIRYANFVTGSGDGLDVEMVRLFAKSLSVRYEFVETTWDDVFSDLSGRKVRPSGHGFEVVGNALIKGDIAASGLTILPWRTKLVNFSTPTLPNQVWLVARADAGLKPIVPSGSVEQDVEAVRSQLRGVRVLGIFDTCLDPRYYTLDRAQADVRKFDGSVNELVPAVIEGRAECALQDVPDALASMDKWPGKIKVIGPVSSMQRMGYAFSRTSPELREAFDKFFEQCKKDGTYIGIVRKYYPAIPKYYPEFFSQE from the coding sequence ATGAAGGGAAAAGAATCGGGCGGCTTTTCGCGCCGTCATTTTTCCGGCCCCGCCGTGTTGCAGAACCTCATCGGAGTGGGGACCTTGACGCTTCTTTCATTATGGGTGCACAGGCAGATGACGATTCTTCTGGTAATGTCTCTGTTCTGGCTGACATCCCCCGCGTGCTGCGCTGATTTGAAGGAAGTGAAGGCAAAAGGGGTTCTGCGCCACCTCGGCATCCGCTACGCCAACTTCGTCACCGGGAGCGGTGACGGGCTGGACGTCGAGATGGTGAGGCTGTTCGCGAAGAGTCTGAGCGTTCGGTACGAATTCGTGGAAACGACCTGGGACGACGTTTTCTCCGACCTGTCCGGCAGGAAGGTCAGACCCAGCGGGCACGGTTTCGAAGTCGTGGGAAATGCTCTCATCAAGGGGGACATTGCTGCAAGCGGTCTGACGATATTGCCCTGGCGGACGAAGCTCGTCAACTTCTCCACTCCGACGCTTCCCAACCAGGTCTGGTTGGTGGCGCGTGCCGATGCGGGTCTCAAGCCGATCGTTCCCAGCGGCAGTGTGGAACAGGACGTCGAAGCCGTCAGGTCCCAGCTTCGGGGAGTCCGGGTGCTGGGCATTTTCGACACCTGTCTTGACCCCCGGTACTATACCCTGGACAGGGCGCAAGCCGACGTCAGGAAATTCGACGGCAGCGTCAACGAGCTCGTTCCGGCCGTGATCGAGGGCAGGGCCGAGTGCGCGCTTCAAGACGTGCCGGACGCCCTGGCCTCCATGGACAAATGGCCGGGGAAAATCAAGGTGATCGGTCCCGTCTCATCCATGCAGCGCATGGGATACGCTTTTTCCAGGACATCTCCGGAACTGCGCGAGGCATTCGACAAGTTCTTCGAACAATGCAAGAAGGACGGGACGTATATCGGCATAGTGCGAAAATACTATCCTGCCATTCCGAAATATTACCCGGAGTTCTTTTCGCAAGAATAG